In Actinoplanes lobatus, the DNA window CCGCGGTGACCTCGGCCAGCGCCTGCGCCGGGGTGGCCAGCCAGTCCCGGTCGGTGATCCCGTCCCGCGGGTCGAACCCGAGCCGCCCGGTCAGCCAGGCGCCCAGTTCGGCGACCACCACACCACGGCCCGGCAGCACGGTGGTGGCGTGCCCGGCGACCCTGTCCGGCAGGTCCGCGTCCAGCCGGGCACGGATGGCGTCACCGTGCGCGGCCAGGTCCGCCGCGCTCAGGAACAGTTGCAGGCGTGGCCCCCAGTCGTGGTCGGTGGAGCGCTCGGTGTCGAAGCCGAGGACCTCCGAGCCGGGCCCGATCAGGGCGGCGGTGTGGGCGACGTTCGGCAGCAGTGGGCGTATCGACTGGTAGAAGCGGCGGGACAGTTCCACACCGGACACAAACGCAGGGGACATGTCAGGCATGGTGCCACCGGCGTCGCGTAGTCTGCCGGTGGGCCGTGACTGGCGCTGAGGTGGGACACCACCGGGAAGCGGCCTGCCGACACGGCTGTGCCGCGCGCCTGGGCGATCCGTCCCACCCACGCGGAGTCAAACCTTGTCCGACCAGCGCAGAATCCTCGACTACGCCCCGCCGTCCGCGGTCAACGCGGGACTGCTCGCCGTACTGATCGGCTTCACCAGCTCGGCGGCGATCGTGTTCAGCGCCGCCCGCGCGGCCGGCGCCGACGACGCGGAACTCGCCTCCTGGATGCTGGCGCTCGCCGTCGGCATGGGCGTCACCTGCATCGGCCTGTCGCTGCGATTCCGGGCGCCGGTCGTCACCGCCTGGTCCACGCCGGGCGCCGCGCTGCTGGTCACCGGCCTCGAAGGCGCCACCATGCGGGAGGCGATCGGCGCGTTCGTGGTGTCCGCCGCGCTGATCACGCTGACCGGCGTGACCGGCTGGTTCGGCCGGATGATGGACCGGGTGCCGACGTCGCTGACGTCCGCGCTGCTCGCCGGTGTCCTGATCCAGTTCGGCATCGGCCTGTTCGCCTCCGCCAACCAGGACCTCCCGCTGATCGCCGCGATGTTCGGCACCTACCTGGTGGCCCGGCGGTTCCTTCCCCGGTACGCGGTGCTCACCGCGCTGGCCGCCGGGATCGCGGTGGCCGCGGCGACCGGCTCGTTCCGGCCGGGCGAGGTGCGTTTCGGCTGGGCGTCGCCGGTGTTCACGATGCCGTCGTTCACCTGGCAGGCCATCATCGGGGTGGCGCTGCCGCTGTTCGTGGTCACCATGGCGTCGCAGAACCTGCCGGGCGTCGCCGTGCTGCGCAACGACGGCTACCAGGTGCCGGTGTCGCCGCTGATCACCTGGACCGGGGCGGTGAACCTGGTGCTCGCCCCGTTCGGCGCGTTCGGCCTCAACCTGGCCGCGATCACGGCGGCGATCTGCACCGGCCCGCACGCGCATCCCGACCCCAAGCGCCGGTATCTCGCCTCGGTGTGGGCCGGCGTGTTCTACCTCTGCGTGGCCGCGCTCGGGGCGACCATCACCTCACTGCTGGCCGCGCTGCCCGCGGTGCTCGTGCTCGGGATCGCCGGGATCGGCCTGCTCGGGACGATCGGCAGCTCCCTGACCACCGGCCTGCGCGACGACCGGTGGCGCGAGGCCGCCGTGGTGACGCTTCTGGCCACCGCCTCCGGCATCGAACTGCTCGGCGTCGGGTCGGCGTTCTGGGGACTCATCGCCGGCCTGCTCACCGCGGCGGCCACCGGAGCGTTTCGCCGCGAGGCGAAGGTAGCGGTCTGAGCCGGGTACGGGTGGTGCCGGACGGCCTACTCGTTGCTGGGGCTCACGATGCCGCGGCTGGCGAACGAGCGGGCGACCTGGTCGAAAATCGTCACGGCGAGTTCGGGTTGCCCGGCCGCCTCCGCCACGCCCAGCCCGACCTGGCCGTCGTAGCCCGCCAGCCCGGTGTGGCGCTCGACGACCAGGCCCAGCCGGTAGATCAGGGCGACGATGCGCTCGGCGTCCTGGCCGGAATACCAGTAGGGGACCGCGATCCCGGCCTCCCGCGCGTACAGGCTCAGCTGAATGCCGGTCGCCTCGTGATCCAGCTCCAGATACGACCCGTCCTCGTACAGCTCCACGTCGCCCAGGAACTCGCGGGCGTCGGCCACGATCCGGTCCCACGCGGCCCGGTCCGGGGACCCGCCGTCGTCGCCCTGTTCCTCCTCCAGCGCCTCCAGCGCATCCTCCCAGTCCTGGTCGTCGCTCTTGGCGAGGAAGGTGAGGTCGTAGCTCATGAAACCGCACGATACGGCCTGGTCACGGGTCGTCGCGCCAGGCGTCGCGCAACTCGCGGCGGGTCTCGGCCCACCATCGGCGCAGCTCGGCACGCAGCTCGCGGAGCTGGCGGGCGATGTCACGAAGCGCGTGCATGTGGCCCGGATCGTCGAGATGGGCGCCGATCGCGGCGATCAGACCCAGGAGCAACTGCAGGGGTACGAGGGCGACCGCGATCACCGTCAGTGAGGTCGTCGAGGTGGCGGCGTACCCGATGAGGAGCCCGGCCTGCACGACCGCGGTGACCATGCGGGCGTAGAGCGCACGGCGCAGCAGCGGCGGCGTGAGCTGAAGGCTGCGCCAGGGAAGAGCACCCGCCGGCAGCAGCAGGCGAAGGCTGAAACCGGTCGCGAGCAGCACGAACGTGGCTGCCATCAGGCGGCTGGGCGGCAGCATCGGCGGGAACCGGACGGCGATCAGGGCGGCCGCGCAGGTCAGCACGACGGCCACGGTGAGCCAGCGGCGCAGGCCGGACAGCAGCCGACGGATCGGCCAGGTCATCGACAGCACGTTCGGGCGGGCGGGATTGTCCCGGGCGACATCACGCAGAGTGCGCAGGGAACGGCGGACGCGAAGACGTTCGGCGTCGAGCATCGCGAGCAGCCAGCGGCCGTAGTCGTTGTCCGGATCGATACGCAGGGCGGCGCGGGCCGCCTCCTCGGCCTCATCCCGGCGGCCGGCGTCACGGGCCACGTCAGCCACGGTGAGCAGGGCCTCGACCGAGCGGGGCGCCAGCGCCAGCCCGCGTGCGGCGGCGGCCCGGGCCTCGGCGAGGTGCCGGTCGGCGGCCAGCGCGCGGGCCAGCACCAGATGCCCGGACGGGCGGTTCGGGGCCAGGCGGACGGCCTGCTCGGCGGCCGTCCGGGCGTCGCCGTCGCGCAGCAGGGCGAGCAGGGTCTCGGCGTGCTCGACGTGGGCCTCGGGACGGCCCGGCTCGGCCGCGAGAGCCGCCTCGGCGGCCGCCAGCGCTCCCGGCAGATCACGCCGGCGGCGCAGGGCGAAGGAGAGCAGGGTGAGAAGGGCGGCGTCGTCCGGCGTCCCGGCCAGCGCGGCCCGTAGGGTCTCGACGGCCTGAGCGTCGCGGCCGACGTCGAGGAGGGAACTCGCCCGCTGATACGCCGCCACTTCACTCACGGCTGGCGATTATGCCCGTCCCCGCCCAGGATCGGTTACAGCCGCGATCGCGGACGGGGACGACGGATCGCCCGGCACGGTGTCAGGTCGCCCGGCCGTGCCGGCGTTCGGCGGCCAGGCGGCGCAGGACCAGAAGGCCGCCGATGCCCGGGATCAGGGCTGCCAGGCGAGTGCCGGTGGATCGGGTCTCCCGGACGGCGAGGACGATCACGAACAGGTAGGCGCAGCCGTGCAGGGGGCCGATCGCCGAGGACACCGGCGGCCAGTGGACGGTGGCCAGATTCGCGAACAGGACCAGCAATGTCGCCAGCTCGGCCGCCGCTGCGATACGGAGGGGCATGGGTGTCACGCTCCGGTGGTCGAGCCGGGCCGCACGATCATCAGCACGGTGACCACCGCCCAGAGGATGTTGAACAGCCCCGTGAACATGGCGAGCCGGGCCGGCGCTCCCGGGCCGTCCACCGTGGCCAGCAACCTCCGCTGACGGGGAAGGACCGCCAGCACCAGCACGGCCGCGGCGGCCGCGGTCAGCGCGATCGACGTGAGCAGCCAGGCGTCGCCGAGGACGCCGAGACTGTTCGCGGTGGCGAGCCCGAACACCGGGACCACGATGCCGAGCGCGGCGTAGACCCGGCAGATCCGGTGCAGCGAGCGGGGCACGGCGAGATCCCGGCCGGCGCCGGGTCCGGCCCGGCGAATCGCGGCCGGGAACATGCTGGCGGCGACGGTGACCGGCCCGATCGCGATGATCGCGGCGAGAACGTGCACGGACAACAGGAACTTCGTCATCGGATGACCGGCTGGGCAGCGGCGGGGGCGGGGCGCCAGACGGTGCCCCGGCGCTCGTGGTGGAAGAGGCGTTCGACGGCATGGGCCGACGGGGCACCCAGGGTTCGTTCGAGCAGGTAGAGGCCCAGGTCCAGACCGGACGTGACGCTCGAGGCGGTGACCAGGTCACCGTCCTCGACGATACGGGCGTCGATCGCCACGGCGCCGGCCGCGGTGAGGGCGTCCAGACCGAACTGGTGGGTGGTGGCGGGACGGCCGGTGATCAGCCCGGCCATGGCCAGCAGCAGCGAACCGCCGCAGACCGTGGCCGTGATCGCGCCCGGCCGGTTCAGGACGACGGCGAGCATCCCGGGCAGCGGGGTCTCCAGCGCGCGGGCCAGCACCGCCGGGATCTCGTCCAGAGCCGCGGCGGCCGCCCCGGGGACGACGACCAGGTCCGCCCGCTCGGGATCCAGGTGGGCGGTCGCGTTCAGGGTCAGGGGGCCGATCCCGCTGGGGACGGCACGCGGCCCCCCGGCGGACACCAGCTCGACCCGCGGGATCCCGCCGGCCACCAGAGCCTCGTACGGTGCGATGACGTCCAACGGGTCGAATCCGTCGAACAACACGATCTGTGCAAGCAACGCGAATCAGTCCTTCTCGTGGGGAACAAGATGACCCTAGGAATTGGTCGTCCCACCGAGAAGTGGCTGGATTGCCAGGTATCAACGGGTTCTCGCCAGTGACGAGTTATCCACAGGATCGCTGTCCGCGGCTTGGTGGGCGCCCGTCCGGGCAGTACCTTCGCGCCATGCTCACCGTGGCCGTGCTCGCCCTGGACGGCGTCATCCCCTTCGACCTGTCCACCCCGATCGAGGTGTTCAACCGGACCCGCCTGCCGGACGGCCGGCCCGCCTACCGGGTCCGCGTCTGCGGGCTCGGCGGCCCCGTCGACTCCGGCGCCTTCCACCTGACGCCACCATGGGGGCTGGACGCCCTGGCCGACGCGGACACGATCATCATTCCGGGCTGCGCCGATCCGGCCGCCCCGCTCCCACCGCGGGTGCTCGGCGCTCTGCGTTCGGCCGCGGCCGACGGCACCAGGATCGCGTCGATCTGCGCGGGCGCGTTCGTTCTCGCCGCCACCGGGCTGCTCGACGGGCGGCGTGCGACCACACACTGGCTGGCCACGAAGCGGCTCGCGGAGGCGTACCCGGAAGTGGAAGTTGATCCTGATGTTCTCTATGTCGACAACGGGCAGTTCCTCACCTCGGCCGGCGCGGCCGCCGGGCTCGATCTGTGCCTGCATCTGATCCGGCGCGATCACGGGTCGGCGGTCGCGGCCGACGCGGCCCGGCTCTCGGTCATGCCGTTGGAGCGGGAGGGTGGCCAGGCGCAGTTCATCGTTCATGATCAGCCACCGACTCCGCGCGGGTCCGAGTTGGAGCCGGTGCTGAAGTGGATGCAGGACAACGCGGACCGGGCACTGTCGCTCGACGACATCGCCGAGCAGGCGGGGATGAGTTGCCGCACCCTGAACCGCCGGTTTCGGGAGCAGACCGGGACCACGCCGCTGCAATGGCTGCTGCGTGCGCGGATCCGTCAGGCGCAGTACCTGCTGGAGGCCACCGACCACTCCATCGAGCGGATCTCCGGCCAGGCGGGATTCGGGTCGTCGACGGCTTTCCGTGAGCGGTTCAAGAAGATCGTCGGCACCAGCCCGTACGCGTATCGGGCGGCCTTTCAGACCGCGGAGGCCCGGTGAGCCGCTGCCGTGCCCGGCGACGGTGGTGGACAGCGGCAATGACCCCGACAGGGACCGGGTGGCGAACGGGCCTCACCCTGTCTCGCACCGGACCGGTCGGCCGGGTCGAGGGGGATGCTCGATGATCGCGTCACCGTTTTCGAGGTGACGTGTCAACCGGTCCGGTGACCCTGTGGGGCCCGGCCCGGATCTTCCTCGAGCGCGGCGTCCGCCGTAGCACGTGATCGATGTGATGATCACGGCGAGTACCGGTGATGCGTGTATCGCCAGTACATCCCGGGTGGCCGTATCGCGTCGTACGGTCGTGTCGTGGACAACCGAGCCGAGGTACGCGACTTCCTCACCTCCCGACGCGCCAAGATCACCCCGGAGCGGGCCGGGCTCCCCGCCGCCGGGCAGCGCCGGGTTCCCGGACTGCGCCGCAGCGAGGTCGCCGCCCTGGCCGGGATGAGTGTCGAGTACTACGCGAAGCTCGAACGCGGCACGCTGGCCGGGGTGTCCGCCGGGGTGCTGGACGCGATCTCCCGGGCCCTGCAACTGGACGAGGCCGAGCGCGCCCACCTGCTGCGGCTCGCCCACGAGGCGGACGGCAGCAGCGCCGTGCTGCGGCCCCGGCGCCGGCCGAAGCAGTGGACGGTCCGGCCCAGTCTGCAATGGTCGCTCGACTCGATCAGCGCACCGGCGATCCTGTCCAACATGCGGGGCGATCTGCTCGCCGGGAACCTGCTGGGCCACGCCATGTACAGCGATGCGTTCGCGGGCGGCCACCCGAATTTCGCCAGGTTCACCTTCCTGGACTCGGCGGCCCACCGGTTCTTCCCGGACTGGGACGGTGCGGCCGACATCACGGTGGCGAACCTGCGGACCGCGGCCGGCAAGGATCCGCACGACAAGGGCCTGCATGATCTGGTCGGCGAGCTGTCCACCCGCAGCGACGATTTCCGCCGCCGGTGGGCGGCGCACAACGTGCGGATCCACGGCACCGGGGTCAAGCACTTCCGGCACCACATCGTCGGGGACCTGATCCTGAACTACGAGACCATGGACCTGCGGGCCGAACCCGACCTGACGCTGACGATCTACACTGCCGAGCCGCAGTCATCGACCGATCACGCGCTCGCACTGCTCGCCTCCTGGGCCGTCACGGCCCAGGAGATCGGCTGACTTCGTCAAGGAGAGAGAACCGTGCAGAAACGCACCCTCGGCCAGGGCCTCGAAGTGTCCGCACTGGGCTTCGGCGCCATGGGGATGAGCCACGGGTACGGACCCGGCCCGGACCGGGACGCCAACATCGCCCTGCTGCGGGCCGCCGTCGACCGGGGCGTCACGCTGTTCGACACCGCCGAGGTGTACGGACCGTACGTCAACGAGGAACTCGTCGGTGAGGCCCTCGCACCGGTCCGCGACCAGGTCGTCATCGCCACCAAGTTCGGCTTCGCCATCGACGGCGCGGGCGGCCGCGACGTGGACAGCCGGCCCGAGCACATCCGGCAGGTGGCCGACGCGTCGCTCAAGCGGCTGCGCACCGACCGGATCGACCTGCTCTACCAGCACCGCGTCGACCCGGACGTGCCGATCGAGGACGTCGCCGGGACGGTCAAGGAGCTGATCGAGGCCGGCAAGGTCGGCCATTTCGGCATGTCCGAGGCGGCCGCCGCCACGGTCCGGCGGGCGCACGCCGTCCAGCCGGTCACCGCGGTGCAGAACGAGTACT includes these proteins:
- a CDS encoding GlxA family transcriptional regulator, yielding MLTVAVLALDGVIPFDLSTPIEVFNRTRLPDGRPAYRVRVCGLGGPVDSGAFHLTPPWGLDALADADTIIIPGCADPAAPLPPRVLGALRSAAADGTRIASICAGAFVLAATGLLDGRRATTHWLATKRLAEAYPEVEVDPDVLYVDNGQFLTSAGAAAGLDLCLHLIRRDHGSAVAADAARLSVMPLEREGGQAQFIVHDQPPTPRGSELEPVLKWMQDNADRALSLDDIAEQAGMSCRTLNRRFREQTGTTPLQWLLRARIRQAQYLLEATDHSIERISGQAGFGSSTAFRERFKKIVGTSPYAYRAAFQTAEAR
- a CDS encoding aldo/keto reductase, with the translated sequence MQKRTLGQGLEVSALGFGAMGMSHGYGPGPDRDANIALLRAAVDRGVTLFDTAEVYGPYVNEELVGEALAPVRDQVVIATKFGFAIDGAGGRDVDSRPEHIRQVADASLKRLRTDRIDLLYQHRVDPDVPIEDVAGTVKELIEAGKVGHFGMSEAAAATVRRAHAVQPVTAVQNEYSLWWRGPEAELIPTCAELGIGLVPFSPLGRGFLTGKMDADTTFAPGDMRAGLPRFDAEARRANKALVDLLTSVAARKGATVAQIALAWLLARQPWIVPIPGTRRLERLDENLGAAEIGLSAADVEEIETAAAAIEVHGARYPEHMERMTNR
- a CDS encoding helix-turn-helix transcriptional regulator, producing MDNRAEVRDFLTSRRAKITPERAGLPAAGQRRVPGLRRSEVAALAGMSVEYYAKLERGTLAGVSAGVLDAISRALQLDEAERAHLLRLAHEADGSSAVLRPRRRPKQWTVRPSLQWSLDSISAPAILSNMRGDLLAGNLLGHAMYSDAFAGGHPNFARFTFLDSAAHRFFPDWDGAADITVANLRTAAGKDPHDKGLHDLVGELSTRSDDFRRRWAAHNVRIHGTGVKHFRHHIVGDLILNYETMDLRAEPDLTLTIYTAEPQSSTDHALALLASWAVTAQEIG
- a CDS encoding benzoate/H(+) symporter BenE family transporter; this encodes MSDQRRILDYAPPSAVNAGLLAVLIGFTSSAAIVFSAARAAGADDAELASWMLALAVGMGVTCIGLSLRFRAPVVTAWSTPGAALLVTGLEGATMREAIGAFVVSAALITLTGVTGWFGRMMDRVPTSLTSALLAGVLIQFGIGLFASANQDLPLIAAMFGTYLVARRFLPRYAVLTALAAGIAVAAATGSFRPGEVRFGWASPVFTMPSFTWQAIIGVALPLFVVTMASQNLPGVAVLRNDGYQVPVSPLITWTGAVNLVLAPFGAFGLNLAAITAAICTGPHAHPDPKRRYLASVWAGVFYLCVAALGATITSLLAALPAVLVLGIAGIGLLGTIGSSLTTGLRDDRWREAAVVTLLATASGIELLGVGSAFWGLIAGLLTAAATGAFRREAKVAV
- a CDS encoding tetratricopeptide repeat protein is translated as MSEVAAYQRASSLLDVGRDAQAVETLRAALAGTPDDAALLTLLSFALRRRRDLPGALAAAEAALAAEPGRPEAHVEHAETLLALLRDGDARTAAEQAVRLAPNRPSGHLVLARALAADRHLAEARAAAARGLALAPRSVEALLTVADVARDAGRRDEAEEAARAALRIDPDNDYGRWLLAMLDAERLRVRRSLRTLRDVARDNPARPNVLSMTWPIRRLLSGLRRWLTVAVVLTCAAALIAVRFPPMLPPSRLMAATFVLLATGFSLRLLLPAGALPWRSLQLTPPLLRRALYARMVTAVVQAGLLIGYAATSTTSLTVIAVALVPLQLLLGLIAAIGAHLDDPGHMHALRDIARQLRELRAELRRWWAETRRELRDAWRDDP
- a CDS encoding DUF3817 domain-containing protein, whose product is MPLRIAAAAELATLLVLFANLATVHWPPVSSAIGPLHGCAYLFVIVLAVRETRSTGTRLAALIPGIGGLLVLRRLAAERRHGRAT
- a CDS encoding DJ-1/PfpI family protein, which translates into the protein MLAQIVLFDGFDPLDVIAPYEALVAGGIPRVELVSAGGPRAVPSGIGPLTLNATAHLDPERADLVVVPGAAAAALDEIPAVLARALETPLPGMLAVVLNRPGAITATVCGGSLLLAMAGLITGRPATTHQFGLDALTAAGAVAIDARIVEDGDLVTASSVTSGLDLGLYLLERTLGAPSAHAVERLFHHERRGTVWRPAPAAAQPVIR